The Esox lucius isolate fEsoLuc1 chromosome 5, fEsoLuc1.pri, whole genome shotgun sequence genome includes a region encoding these proteins:
- the LOC105006832 gene encoding late histone H2A.2.2 — protein sequence MSGRGKKAVTKKTSTSRSSRAGLQFPVSRIARHLKKGHYANRIGVGAAVYLAAILEYLCAEVLELAGNASRDNKKARIAPRHIQLAVRNDEELNTLLGGVTISEGGVLPNIHATLLPKKTRPTNDRSQAKGVESQEF from the coding sequence ATGTCCGGTCGTGGAAAGAAAGCTGTCACCAAAAAGACCTCCACAAGCCGCTCTTCCAGGGCAGGTCTCCAGTTCCCTGTGAGCAGAATTGCCCGTCATCTAAAGAAGGGCCACTATGCAAACCGCATCGGGGTAGGCGCAGCAGTCTACCTCGCTGCCATCTTGGAGTATCTGTGTGCTGAAGTGCTGGAGTTGGCGGGCAACGCAAGCCGTGACAACAAGAAGGCACGCATCGCTCCCCGGCATATCCAACTGGCTGTACGGAATGATGAAGAGCTGAACACGTTGTTGGGTGGCGTCACCATCTCTGAAGGGGGCGTCCTTCCAAACATCCATGCTACGCTGCTCCCCAAGAAGACCAGGCCAACGAATGACCGCAGCCAAGCCAAAGGGGTTGAGTCTCAAGAGTTTTAA
- the LOC105006833 gene encoding serine/threonine-protein kinase tousled-like 2 isoform X1, with translation MMEELHSLDPRRQELLEARFTGMGVAKGSVQNESSNQSVGSLSDKEPETPEKKPSDQRTRKRKGEQQDKGSARSHKISDYFEFASGSCPALSPVARVLPPLVRSSSQHSNPPMAVQQGSPSSASSAALTEPLSSSSSSSLFSSSHKATQSDLTLDKLMALENNKTSDLEKKEGRIDDLLRANCDLRRQIDEQQKALERYKERLNKCVTMSKKLLIEKSKQEKRACRDKSMQDRLRLGHFTTVRHGASFNEQWTDGYAFQNLIKQQERINSQREDIERQRKLLGKRKPSPSGTTSFSASSSTTVAQSLALLTTSSSSSAMEPPTAPNSSGANKRKSKSNGQDSEALSLAEYHEQEEIFKLRLGYLKKEEAEIQAELERLERVRNLHIRELKRIHNEDNSTFKDHPTLNDRYLLLYLLGRGGFSEVYKAFDLTEQRYVAVKIHQLNKNWRDEKKENYHKHACREYRIHKELDHPRIVKLYDYFSLDTDSFCTVLEFCEGNDLDFYLKQHKLMSEKEGRSIIMQIVNALKYLNEIRPPIIHYDLKPGNILLVNGTACGEIKITDFGLSKIMDDDSYNSVDGMELTSQGAGTYWYLPPECFVVGKEPPKISNKVDVWSVGVIFYQSLYGRKPFGHNQSQQDILQENTILKAKEVQFPPKPVVTPEAKAFIRRCLAYRKEERIDVRQLAQDSFLMPHIRKALATGTGAGPLSSGSTPSTSNTYNSSASN, from the exons ATGATGGAAGAACTCCACAGCCTGGATCCACGGCGACAGGAGCTGCTGGAGGCTCGCTTCACAGGAATGGGAGTGGCCAAG GGTTCAGTACAAAACGAGTCGTCCAACCAGAGTGTGGGATCTCTGAGTGACAAGGAGCCGGAG ACACCAGAGAAGAAGCCCAGCGACCAGAGAACCAGGAAGAGAAAAGGCGAGCAGCAAGACAAGGGATCCGCAAGAAGTCACAAAATTAGCGATTACTTTGAG TTTGCCAGTGGCAGTTGCCCTGCTTTGAGTCCTGTGGCGCGGGTCCTTCCTCCCCTGGTGCGCTCCTCTTCTCAGCACTCTAACCCCCCCATGGCG GTGCAGCAGGGCAGTCCTTCGTCGGCGAGCTCAGCAGCTCTCACCGAGCCCTTGTCGTCGTCGTCATCCTCCTCGTTGTTCTCGTCGTCCCACAAAGCTACTCAG TCGGACTTGACGCTTGACAAGCTGATGGCTTTAGAGAACAACAAGACCTCCGACCTGGAGAAGAaagaggggaggatagatgacTTGCTGAGG GCTAACTGTGACCTGCGGCGACAGATCGATGAGCAACAGAAGGCACTGGAGCGCTACAAGGAGCGCCTCAACAAGTGTGTGACCATGAGCAAAAAGCTCCTCATCGAAAAG TCAAAGCAGGAGAAGAGGGCGTGCCGGGACAAGAGCATGCAAGACCGCTTGCGCCTGGGCCACTTCACCACCGTGAGACACGGAGCTTCGTTCAACGAGCAGTGGACCGACGGATACGCCTTCCAGAACCTCATCAA GCAGCAGGAGAGAATTAACTCCCAGAGAGAGGACATCGAGAGACAGAGGAAGCTGCTGGGGAAGAGAAAGCCCTCTCCGTCCGGCACCACCAGCTTCTCGGCCTCGTCCAGCACCACCGTGGCCCAGAGCCTCGCCCTCCtcaccaccagcagcagcagcagcgcCATGGAGCCTCCTACTGCCCCCAACAGCTCCGGCGCCAACAAACGCAAGAGCAAGAGCAACGGCCAGGACAGCGAAGC GTTGTCCCTCGCAGAATATCATGAGCAGGAGGAGATTTTCAAACTCCGGTTGGGCTATCTAAAGAAG GAGGAGGCGGAGATCCAGGCGGAGCTGGAGAGGCTGGAGCGGGTCAGGAACCTCCACATCAGGGAGCTGAAGAGGATCCACAACGAGGACAACTCCAC ATTTAAAGACCACCCCACTCTGAACGACCGCTACCTCCTGTTATACCTACTTGGACGAGGTGGCTTCAGTGAAGTCTACAAG GCCTTTGACCTAACCGAGCAAAGATACGTGGCTGTCAAGATCCACCAGCTCAACAAGAACTGGAGGGACGAAAAGAAAGAGAACTACCACAA GCACGCCTGCAGAGAGTACAGGATCCATAAGGAGCTCGACCACCCCCGGATAGTTAAACTCTATGACTACTTCTCCCTGGACACAGACTC GTTCTGCACGGTGCTGGAGTTCTGCGAGGGCAACGACCTGGATTTCTACCTGAAGCAGCACAAGCTGATGTCGGAGAAGGAGGGTCGCTCCATTATCATGCAGATCGTCAACGCCCTCAAGTATCTCAACGAAATCCGTCCACCCATCATCCACTATGACCTCAAGCCAG GCAACATCCTTCTGGTGAACGGCACAGCGTGCGGCGAGATCAAGATCACAGACTTCGGCCTGTCTAAGATCATGGATGACGACAGCTACAACTCTGTGGACGGGATGGAGCTGACCTCGCAGGGGGCTGGGACttactg GTACCTGCCCCCAGAGTGTTTTGTTGTGGGGAAGGAACCACCCAAGATCTCCAACAAGGTGGATGTCTGGTCGGTAGGGGTCATCTTCTACCAGAGCCTCTACGGGCGCAAG CCATTTGGACACAACCAGTCCCAACAGGACATCCTGCAGGAGAACACCATACTGAAAGCCAAAGAGGTGCAGTTTCCCCCAAAACCTGTCGTCACCCCCGAAGCTAAG gcGTTCATCCGGCGCTGTCTGGCCTACCGTAAAGAGGAACGTATCGATGTCCGACAGCTGGCCCAGGACTCCTTCCTCATGCCCCACATCCGCAAGGCCCTGGCCACCGGAACTGGAGCAGGGCCCCTGTCATCCGGCTCCACGCCTTCTACCTCCAACACCTACAATAGCAGTGCCTCAAATTGA
- the LOC105006833 gene encoding serine/threonine-protein kinase tousled-like 2 isoform X2, with product MMEELHSLDPRRQELLEARFTGMGVAKGSVQNESSNQSVGSLSDKEPETPEKKPSDQRTRKRKGEQQDKGSARSHKISDYFEVQQGSPSSASSAALTEPLSSSSSSSLFSSSHKATQSDLTLDKLMALENNKTSDLEKKEGRIDDLLRANCDLRRQIDEQQKALERYKERLNKCVTMSKKLLIEKSKQEKRACRDKSMQDRLRLGHFTTVRHGASFNEQWTDGYAFQNLIKQQERINSQREDIERQRKLLGKRKPSPSGTTSFSASSSTTVAQSLALLTTSSSSSAMEPPTAPNSSGANKRKSKSNGQDSEALSLAEYHEQEEIFKLRLGYLKKEEAEIQAELERLERVRNLHIRELKRIHNEDNSTFKDHPTLNDRYLLLYLLGRGGFSEVYKAFDLTEQRYVAVKIHQLNKNWRDEKKENYHKHACREYRIHKELDHPRIVKLYDYFSLDTDSFCTVLEFCEGNDLDFYLKQHKLMSEKEGRSIIMQIVNALKYLNEIRPPIIHYDLKPGNILLVNGTACGEIKITDFGLSKIMDDDSYNSVDGMELTSQGAGTYWYLPPECFVVGKEPPKISNKVDVWSVGVIFYQSLYGRKPFGHNQSQQDILQENTILKAKEVQFPPKPVVTPEAKAFIRRCLAYRKEERIDVRQLAQDSFLMPHIRKALATGTGAGPLSSGSTPSTSNTYNSSASN from the exons ATGATGGAAGAACTCCACAGCCTGGATCCACGGCGACAGGAGCTGCTGGAGGCTCGCTTCACAGGAATGGGAGTGGCCAAG GGTTCAGTACAAAACGAGTCGTCCAACCAGAGTGTGGGATCTCTGAGTGACAAGGAGCCGGAG ACACCAGAGAAGAAGCCCAGCGACCAGAGAACCAGGAAGAGAAAAGGCGAGCAGCAAGACAAGGGATCCGCAAGAAGTCACAAAATTAGCGATTACTTTGAG GTGCAGCAGGGCAGTCCTTCGTCGGCGAGCTCAGCAGCTCTCACCGAGCCCTTGTCGTCGTCGTCATCCTCCTCGTTGTTCTCGTCGTCCCACAAAGCTACTCAG TCGGACTTGACGCTTGACAAGCTGATGGCTTTAGAGAACAACAAGACCTCCGACCTGGAGAAGAaagaggggaggatagatgacTTGCTGAGG GCTAACTGTGACCTGCGGCGACAGATCGATGAGCAACAGAAGGCACTGGAGCGCTACAAGGAGCGCCTCAACAAGTGTGTGACCATGAGCAAAAAGCTCCTCATCGAAAAG TCAAAGCAGGAGAAGAGGGCGTGCCGGGACAAGAGCATGCAAGACCGCTTGCGCCTGGGCCACTTCACCACCGTGAGACACGGAGCTTCGTTCAACGAGCAGTGGACCGACGGATACGCCTTCCAGAACCTCATCAA GCAGCAGGAGAGAATTAACTCCCAGAGAGAGGACATCGAGAGACAGAGGAAGCTGCTGGGGAAGAGAAAGCCCTCTCCGTCCGGCACCACCAGCTTCTCGGCCTCGTCCAGCACCACCGTGGCCCAGAGCCTCGCCCTCCtcaccaccagcagcagcagcagcgcCATGGAGCCTCCTACTGCCCCCAACAGCTCCGGCGCCAACAAACGCAAGAGCAAGAGCAACGGCCAGGACAGCGAAGC GTTGTCCCTCGCAGAATATCATGAGCAGGAGGAGATTTTCAAACTCCGGTTGGGCTATCTAAAGAAG GAGGAGGCGGAGATCCAGGCGGAGCTGGAGAGGCTGGAGCGGGTCAGGAACCTCCACATCAGGGAGCTGAAGAGGATCCACAACGAGGACAACTCCAC ATTTAAAGACCACCCCACTCTGAACGACCGCTACCTCCTGTTATACCTACTTGGACGAGGTGGCTTCAGTGAAGTCTACAAG GCCTTTGACCTAACCGAGCAAAGATACGTGGCTGTCAAGATCCACCAGCTCAACAAGAACTGGAGGGACGAAAAGAAAGAGAACTACCACAA GCACGCCTGCAGAGAGTACAGGATCCATAAGGAGCTCGACCACCCCCGGATAGTTAAACTCTATGACTACTTCTCCCTGGACACAGACTC GTTCTGCACGGTGCTGGAGTTCTGCGAGGGCAACGACCTGGATTTCTACCTGAAGCAGCACAAGCTGATGTCGGAGAAGGAGGGTCGCTCCATTATCATGCAGATCGTCAACGCCCTCAAGTATCTCAACGAAATCCGTCCACCCATCATCCACTATGACCTCAAGCCAG GCAACATCCTTCTGGTGAACGGCACAGCGTGCGGCGAGATCAAGATCACAGACTTCGGCCTGTCTAAGATCATGGATGACGACAGCTACAACTCTGTGGACGGGATGGAGCTGACCTCGCAGGGGGCTGGGACttactg GTACCTGCCCCCAGAGTGTTTTGTTGTGGGGAAGGAACCACCCAAGATCTCCAACAAGGTGGATGTCTGGTCGGTAGGGGTCATCTTCTACCAGAGCCTCTACGGGCGCAAG CCATTTGGACACAACCAGTCCCAACAGGACATCCTGCAGGAGAACACCATACTGAAAGCCAAAGAGGTGCAGTTTCCCCCAAAACCTGTCGTCACCCCCGAAGCTAAG gcGTTCATCCGGCGCTGTCTGGCCTACCGTAAAGAGGAACGTATCGATGTCCGACAGCTGGCCCAGGACTCCTTCCTCATGCCCCACATCCGCAAGGCCCTGGCCACCGGAACTGGAGCAGGGCCCCTGTCATCCGGCTCCACGCCTTCTACCTCCAACACCTACAATAGCAGTGCCTCAAATTGA